A part of Lutra lutra chromosome 2, mLutLut1.2, whole genome shotgun sequence genomic DNA contains:
- the FGFR1 gene encoding fibroblast growth factor receptor 1 isoform X1, translating into MWSWKCLLFWAVLVTATLCTARPAPTLPEQAQPWGAPVEVESFLVHPGDPLQLRCRLRDDVQSINWLRDGVQLVESNRTRITGEEVEVRDSVPADSGLYACVTSSPSGSDTTYFSVNVSDALPSSEDDDDDDDSSSEEKETDNTKPNRMPVAPYWTSPEKMEKKLHAVPAAKTVKFKCPSSGTPNPTLRWLKNGKEFKPDHRIGGYKVRYATWSIIMDSVVPSDKGNYTCIVENEYGSINHTYQLDVVERSPHRPILQAGLPANKTVALGSNVEFMCKVYSDPQPHIQWLKHIEVNGSKIGPDNLPYVQILKTAGVNTTDKEMEVLHLRNVSFEDAGEYTCLAGNSIGLSHHSAWLTVLEALEERPAVMTSPLYLEIIIYCTGAFLISCMVGSVIIYKMKSGTKKSDFHSQMAVHKLAKSIPLRRQVTVSADSSASMNSGVLLVRPSRLSSSGTPMLAGVSEYELPEDPRWELPRDRLVLGKPLGEGCFGQVVLAEAIGLDKDKPNRVTKVAVKMLKADATEKDLSDLISEMEMMKMIGKHKNIINLLGACTQDGPLYVIVEYASKGNLREYLQARRPPGLEYCYNPSHNPEEQLSSKDLVSCAYQVARGMEYLASKKCIHRDLAARNVLVTEDNVMKIADFGLARDIHHIDYYKKTTNGRLPVKWMAPEALFDRIYTHQSDVWSFGVLLWEIFTLGGSPYPGVPVEELFKLLKEGHRMDKPSNCTNELYMMMRDCWHAVPSQRPTFKQLVEDLDRIVALTSNQEYLDLSVPLDQYSPSFPDTRSSTCSSGEDSVFSHEPLPEEPCLPRHPAQLANGGLKRR; encoded by the exons cccagccctggggagccccCGTGGAAGTGGAGTCCTTCCTGGTCCACCCTGGTGACCCGCTTCAGCTTCGCTGTCGGCTGCGGGACGATGTCCAGAGCATCAACTGGCTGCGGGATGGGGTGCAGCTGGTGGAAAGCAACCGTACCCGCATcacaggggaggaggtggaggtgcGGGACTCCGTGCCTGCCGACTCCGGCCTCTACGCTTGTGTGACCAGCAGCCCCTCGGGCAGTGACACCACCTACTTCTCCGTCAATGTCTCAG ATGCTCTCCCCTCCTCGGAGGATGACGACGATGATGATGACTCCTCttcagaggagaaagagacagataacACCAAACCAAACCGTATGC CCGTGGCTCCATACTGGACATCCccagaaaagatggaaaagaaattgCATGCGGTGCCGGCTGCCAAAACTGTGAAGTTCAAATGCCCTTCCAGTGGGACTCCCAACCCCACACTGCGCTGGTTGAAAAATGGCAAAGAATTCAAACCTGACCACAGGATTGGAGGCTACAAG GTCCGTTACGCCACCTGGAGCATCATAATGGACTCCGTGGTGCCTTCGGATAAGGGCAACTACACGTGCATCGTGGAGAATGAATATGGCAGCATTAACCACACCTACCAGCTCGATGTCGTGG AGCGGTCCCCTCACCGGCCCATCCTGCAGGCAGGGTTGCCTGCCAACAAGACCGTGGCCCTGGGCAGCAATGTGGAGTTCATGTGTAAGGTGTACAGTGACCCACAGCCCCATATCCAGTGGCTAAAGCACATCGAGGTGAATGGGAGTAAGATTGGTCCAGACAACCTGCCTTATGTCCAGATCTTGAAG ACTGCCGGAGTTAATACCACCGACAAAGAGATGGAAGTGCTCCACTTAAGGAATGTCTCCTTTGAGGACGCGGGGGAGTATACGTGCTTGGCGGGTAACTCTATCGGACTGTCCCATCACTCTGCATGGTTGACCGTTCTGGAAG CCCTGGAAGAGAGGCCCGCGGTGATGACCTCGCCCCTATACCTGGAGATCATCATCTACTGCACAGGGGCCTTCCTCATCTCCTGCATGGTGGGCTCTGTCATCATCTACAAGATGAAGAGTGGCACCAAGAAGAGCGACTTCCACAGCCAGATGGCCGTGCACAAGCTGGCCAAGAGCATCCCTCTGCGCAGACAGGTAACA GTGTCAGCAGATTCCAGTGCATCCATGAACTCTGGGGTTCTGCTGGTTCGGCCCTCACGGCTCTCCTCTAGTGGAACCCCCATGCTGGCCGGGGTCTCTGAATACGAGCTTCCTGAAGACCCTCGCTGGGAGCTGCCTCGAGATAG GCTGGTTTTAGGCAAACCCCTGGGAGAGGGCTGCTTTGGGCAGGTGGTGTTGGCGGAGGCCATTGGGCTGGACAAGGACAAACCCAACCGTGTGACCAAAGTGGCTGTGAAGATGTTGAAGG CGGATGCAACAGAGAAAGACCTGTCAGACCTAATCTCGGAAATGGAGATGATGAAGATGATCGGGAAGCACAAGAACATCATCAACCTGCTGGGTGCCTGCACGCAAGACG GTCCTTTGTACGTCATCGTGGAGTATGCCTCCAAAGGCAACCTACGAGAGTACCTGCAGGCCCGGAGGCCCCCTGGGCTGGAGTACTGTTACAACCCCAGCCACAACCCAGAGGAGCAGCTCTCCTCCAAGGACCTGGTATCCTGTGCCTATCAGGTGGCCCGAGGCATGGAGTATCTCGCCTCCAAGAAG TGCATACACCGAGACCTGGCTGCCAGGAATGTGCTGGTGACCGAGGACAACGTGATGAAGATCGCAGACTTCGGCCTCGCGCGGGACATCCACCACATTGACTACTATAAAAAGACAACCAAC GGCCGGCTGCCTGTGAAGTGGATGGCCCCCGAGGCCTTGTTTGACCGGATCTACACCCACCAGAGTGATGT CTGGTCTTTTGGGGTGCTCCTGTGGGAGATCTTCACTCTGGGAGGCTCCCCGTATCCTGGCGTGCCTGTGGAGGAGCTTTTCAAGCTGCTGAAGGAGGGTCATCGGATGGACAAGCCCAGTAACTGCACCAATGAGCT GTACATGATGATGCGGGATTGCTGGCATGCGGTACCCTCTCAGAGACCTACCTTCAAGCAGCTGGTGGAAGACCTGGACCGCATTGTGGCCTTGACCTCCAACCAG GAGTACCTGGACCTGTCTGTGCCCCTGGACCAGTACTCTCCGAGCTTTCCCGACACCCGAAGCTCTACCTGCTCCTCGGGGGAGGATTCTGTCTTCTCTCATGAGCCGTTGCCGGAGGAACCCTGTCTGCCCCGACACCCAGCCCAGCTTGCCAATGGTGGACTCAAACGACGCTGA
- the FGFR1 gene encoding fibroblast growth factor receptor 1 isoform X7, which translates to MWSWKCLLFWAVLVTATLCTARPAPTLPEQDALPSSEDDDDDDDSSSEEKETDNTKPNPVAPYWTSPEKMEKKLHAVPAAKTVKFKCPSSGTPNPTLRWLKNGKEFKPDHRIGGYKVRYATWSIIMDSVVPSDKGNYTCIVENEYGSINHTYQLDVVERSPHRPILQAGLPANKTVALGSNVEFMCKVYSDPQPHIQWLKHIEVNGSKIGPDNLPYVQILKTAGVNTTDKEMEVLHLRNVSFEDAGEYTCLAGNSIGLSHHSAWLTVLEALEERPAVMTSPLYLEIIIYCTGAFLISCMVGSVIIYKMKSGTKKSDFHSQMAVHKLAKSIPLRRQVSADSSASMNSGVLLVRPSRLSSSGTPMLAGVSEYELPEDPRWELPRDRLVLGKPLGEGCFGQVVLAEAIGLDKDKPNRVTKVAVKMLKADATEKDLSDLISEMEMMKMIGKHKNIINLLGACTQDGPLYVIVEYASKGNLREYLQARRPPGLEYCYNPSHNPEEQLSSKDLVSCAYQVARGMEYLASKKCIHRDLAARNVLVTEDNVMKIADFGLARDIHHIDYYKKTTNGRLPVKWMAPEALFDRIYTHQSDVWSFGVLLWEIFTLGGSPYPGVPVEELFKLLKEGHRMDKPSNCTNELYMMMRDCWHAVPSQRPTFKQLVEDLDRIVALTSNQEYLDLSVPLDQYSPSFPDTRSSTCSSGEDSVFSHEPLPEEPCLPRHPAQLANGGLKRR; encoded by the exons ATGCTCTCCCCTCCTCGGAGGATGACGACGATGATGATGACTCCTCttcagaggagaaagagacagataacACCAAACCAAACC CCGTGGCTCCATACTGGACATCCccagaaaagatggaaaagaaattgCATGCGGTGCCGGCTGCCAAAACTGTGAAGTTCAAATGCCCTTCCAGTGGGACTCCCAACCCCACACTGCGCTGGTTGAAAAATGGCAAAGAATTCAAACCTGACCACAGGATTGGAGGCTACAAG GTCCGTTACGCCACCTGGAGCATCATAATGGACTCCGTGGTGCCTTCGGATAAGGGCAACTACACGTGCATCGTGGAGAATGAATATGGCAGCATTAACCACACCTACCAGCTCGATGTCGTGG AGCGGTCCCCTCACCGGCCCATCCTGCAGGCAGGGTTGCCTGCCAACAAGACCGTGGCCCTGGGCAGCAATGTGGAGTTCATGTGTAAGGTGTACAGTGACCCACAGCCCCATATCCAGTGGCTAAAGCACATCGAGGTGAATGGGAGTAAGATTGGTCCAGACAACCTGCCTTATGTCCAGATCTTGAAG ACTGCCGGAGTTAATACCACCGACAAAGAGATGGAAGTGCTCCACTTAAGGAATGTCTCCTTTGAGGACGCGGGGGAGTATACGTGCTTGGCGGGTAACTCTATCGGACTGTCCCATCACTCTGCATGGTTGACCGTTCTGGAAG CCCTGGAAGAGAGGCCCGCGGTGATGACCTCGCCCCTATACCTGGAGATCATCATCTACTGCACAGGGGCCTTCCTCATCTCCTGCATGGTGGGCTCTGTCATCATCTACAAGATGAAGAGTGGCACCAAGAAGAGCGACTTCCACAGCCAGATGGCCGTGCACAAGCTGGCCAAGAGCATCCCTCTGCGCAGACAG GTGTCAGCAGATTCCAGTGCATCCATGAACTCTGGGGTTCTGCTGGTTCGGCCCTCACGGCTCTCCTCTAGTGGAACCCCCATGCTGGCCGGGGTCTCTGAATACGAGCTTCCTGAAGACCCTCGCTGGGAGCTGCCTCGAGATAG GCTGGTTTTAGGCAAACCCCTGGGAGAGGGCTGCTTTGGGCAGGTGGTGTTGGCGGAGGCCATTGGGCTGGACAAGGACAAACCCAACCGTGTGACCAAAGTGGCTGTGAAGATGTTGAAGG CGGATGCAACAGAGAAAGACCTGTCAGACCTAATCTCGGAAATGGAGATGATGAAGATGATCGGGAAGCACAAGAACATCATCAACCTGCTGGGTGCCTGCACGCAAGACG GTCCTTTGTACGTCATCGTGGAGTATGCCTCCAAAGGCAACCTACGAGAGTACCTGCAGGCCCGGAGGCCCCCTGGGCTGGAGTACTGTTACAACCCCAGCCACAACCCAGAGGAGCAGCTCTCCTCCAAGGACCTGGTATCCTGTGCCTATCAGGTGGCCCGAGGCATGGAGTATCTCGCCTCCAAGAAG TGCATACACCGAGACCTGGCTGCCAGGAATGTGCTGGTGACCGAGGACAACGTGATGAAGATCGCAGACTTCGGCCTCGCGCGGGACATCCACCACATTGACTACTATAAAAAGACAACCAAC GGCCGGCTGCCTGTGAAGTGGATGGCCCCCGAGGCCTTGTTTGACCGGATCTACACCCACCAGAGTGATGT CTGGTCTTTTGGGGTGCTCCTGTGGGAGATCTTCACTCTGGGAGGCTCCCCGTATCCTGGCGTGCCTGTGGAGGAGCTTTTCAAGCTGCTGAAGGAGGGTCATCGGATGGACAAGCCCAGTAACTGCACCAATGAGCT GTACATGATGATGCGGGATTGCTGGCATGCGGTACCCTCTCAGAGACCTACCTTCAAGCAGCTGGTGGAAGACCTGGACCGCATTGTGGCCTTGACCTCCAACCAG GAGTACCTGGACCTGTCTGTGCCCCTGGACCAGTACTCTCCGAGCTTTCCCGACACCCGAAGCTCTACCTGCTCCTCGGGGGAGGATTCTGTCTTCTCTCATGAGCCGTTGCCGGAGGAACCCTGTCTGCCCCGACACCCAGCCCAGCTTGCCAATGGTGGACTCAAACGACGCTGA
- the FGFR1 gene encoding fibroblast growth factor receptor 1 isoform X6 — MWSWKCLLFWAVLVTATLCTARPAPTLPEQDALPSSEDDDDDDDSSSEEKETDNTKPNPVAPYWTSPEKMEKKLHAVPAAKTVKFKCPSSGTPNPTLRWLKNGKEFKPDHRIGGYKVRYATWSIIMDSVVPSDKGNYTCIVENEYGSINHTYQLDVVERSPHRPILQAGLPANKTVALGSNVEFMCKVYSDPQPHIQWLKHIEVNGSKIGPDNLPYVQILKTAGVNTTDKEMEVLHLRNVSFEDAGEYTCLAGNSIGLSHHSAWLTVLEALEERPAVMTSPLYLEIIIYCTGAFLISCMVGSVIIYKMKSGTKKSDFHSQMAVHKLAKSIPLRRQVTVSADSSASMNSGVLLVRPSRLSSSGTPMLAGVSEYELPEDPRWELPRDRLVLGKPLGEGCFGQVVLAEAIGLDKDKPNRVTKVAVKMLKADATEKDLSDLISEMEMMKMIGKHKNIINLLGACTQDGPLYVIVEYASKGNLREYLQARRPPGLEYCYNPSHNPEEQLSSKDLVSCAYQVARGMEYLASKKCIHRDLAARNVLVTEDNVMKIADFGLARDIHHIDYYKKTTNGRLPVKWMAPEALFDRIYTHQSDVWSFGVLLWEIFTLGGSPYPGVPVEELFKLLKEGHRMDKPSNCTNELYMMMRDCWHAVPSQRPTFKQLVEDLDRIVALTSNQEYLDLSVPLDQYSPSFPDTRSSTCSSGEDSVFSHEPLPEEPCLPRHPAQLANGGLKRR, encoded by the exons ATGCTCTCCCCTCCTCGGAGGATGACGACGATGATGATGACTCCTCttcagaggagaaagagacagataacACCAAACCAAACC CCGTGGCTCCATACTGGACATCCccagaaaagatggaaaagaaattgCATGCGGTGCCGGCTGCCAAAACTGTGAAGTTCAAATGCCCTTCCAGTGGGACTCCCAACCCCACACTGCGCTGGTTGAAAAATGGCAAAGAATTCAAACCTGACCACAGGATTGGAGGCTACAAG GTCCGTTACGCCACCTGGAGCATCATAATGGACTCCGTGGTGCCTTCGGATAAGGGCAACTACACGTGCATCGTGGAGAATGAATATGGCAGCATTAACCACACCTACCAGCTCGATGTCGTGG AGCGGTCCCCTCACCGGCCCATCCTGCAGGCAGGGTTGCCTGCCAACAAGACCGTGGCCCTGGGCAGCAATGTGGAGTTCATGTGTAAGGTGTACAGTGACCCACAGCCCCATATCCAGTGGCTAAAGCACATCGAGGTGAATGGGAGTAAGATTGGTCCAGACAACCTGCCTTATGTCCAGATCTTGAAG ACTGCCGGAGTTAATACCACCGACAAAGAGATGGAAGTGCTCCACTTAAGGAATGTCTCCTTTGAGGACGCGGGGGAGTATACGTGCTTGGCGGGTAACTCTATCGGACTGTCCCATCACTCTGCATGGTTGACCGTTCTGGAAG CCCTGGAAGAGAGGCCCGCGGTGATGACCTCGCCCCTATACCTGGAGATCATCATCTACTGCACAGGGGCCTTCCTCATCTCCTGCATGGTGGGCTCTGTCATCATCTACAAGATGAAGAGTGGCACCAAGAAGAGCGACTTCCACAGCCAGATGGCCGTGCACAAGCTGGCCAAGAGCATCCCTCTGCGCAGACAGGTAACA GTGTCAGCAGATTCCAGTGCATCCATGAACTCTGGGGTTCTGCTGGTTCGGCCCTCACGGCTCTCCTCTAGTGGAACCCCCATGCTGGCCGGGGTCTCTGAATACGAGCTTCCTGAAGACCCTCGCTGGGAGCTGCCTCGAGATAG GCTGGTTTTAGGCAAACCCCTGGGAGAGGGCTGCTTTGGGCAGGTGGTGTTGGCGGAGGCCATTGGGCTGGACAAGGACAAACCCAACCGTGTGACCAAAGTGGCTGTGAAGATGTTGAAGG CGGATGCAACAGAGAAAGACCTGTCAGACCTAATCTCGGAAATGGAGATGATGAAGATGATCGGGAAGCACAAGAACATCATCAACCTGCTGGGTGCCTGCACGCAAGACG GTCCTTTGTACGTCATCGTGGAGTATGCCTCCAAAGGCAACCTACGAGAGTACCTGCAGGCCCGGAGGCCCCCTGGGCTGGAGTACTGTTACAACCCCAGCCACAACCCAGAGGAGCAGCTCTCCTCCAAGGACCTGGTATCCTGTGCCTATCAGGTGGCCCGAGGCATGGAGTATCTCGCCTCCAAGAAG TGCATACACCGAGACCTGGCTGCCAGGAATGTGCTGGTGACCGAGGACAACGTGATGAAGATCGCAGACTTCGGCCTCGCGCGGGACATCCACCACATTGACTACTATAAAAAGACAACCAAC GGCCGGCTGCCTGTGAAGTGGATGGCCCCCGAGGCCTTGTTTGACCGGATCTACACCCACCAGAGTGATGT CTGGTCTTTTGGGGTGCTCCTGTGGGAGATCTTCACTCTGGGAGGCTCCCCGTATCCTGGCGTGCCTGTGGAGGAGCTTTTCAAGCTGCTGAAGGAGGGTCATCGGATGGACAAGCCCAGTAACTGCACCAATGAGCT GTACATGATGATGCGGGATTGCTGGCATGCGGTACCCTCTCAGAGACCTACCTTCAAGCAGCTGGTGGAAGACCTGGACCGCATTGTGGCCTTGACCTCCAACCAG GAGTACCTGGACCTGTCTGTGCCCCTGGACCAGTACTCTCCGAGCTTTCCCGACACCCGAAGCTCTACCTGCTCCTCGGGGGAGGATTCTGTCTTCTCTCATGAGCCGTTGCCGGAGGAACCCTGTCTGCCCCGACACCCAGCCCAGCTTGCCAATGGTGGACTCAAACGACGCTGA
- the FGFR1 gene encoding fibroblast growth factor receptor 1 isoform X5, which yields MWSWKCLLFWAVLVTATLCTARPAPTLPEQDALPSSEDDDDDDDSSSEEKETDNTKPNRMPVAPYWTSPEKMEKKLHAVPAAKTVKFKCPSSGTPNPTLRWLKNGKEFKPDHRIGGYKVRYATWSIIMDSVVPSDKGNYTCIVENEYGSINHTYQLDVVERSPHRPILQAGLPANKTVALGSNVEFMCKVYSDPQPHIQWLKHIEVNGSKIGPDNLPYVQILKTAGVNTTDKEMEVLHLRNVSFEDAGEYTCLAGNSIGLSHHSAWLTVLEALEERPAVMTSPLYLEIIIYCTGAFLISCMVGSVIIYKMKSGTKKSDFHSQMAVHKLAKSIPLRRQVTVSADSSASMNSGVLLVRPSRLSSSGTPMLAGVSEYELPEDPRWELPRDRLVLGKPLGEGCFGQVVLAEAIGLDKDKPNRVTKVAVKMLKADATEKDLSDLISEMEMMKMIGKHKNIINLLGACTQDGPLYVIVEYASKGNLREYLQARRPPGLEYCYNPSHNPEEQLSSKDLVSCAYQVARGMEYLASKKCIHRDLAARNVLVTEDNVMKIADFGLARDIHHIDYYKKTTNGRLPVKWMAPEALFDRIYTHQSDVWSFGVLLWEIFTLGGSPYPGVPVEELFKLLKEGHRMDKPSNCTNELYMMMRDCWHAVPSQRPTFKQLVEDLDRIVALTSNQEYLDLSVPLDQYSPSFPDTRSSTCSSGEDSVFSHEPLPEEPCLPRHPAQLANGGLKRR from the exons ATGCTCTCCCCTCCTCGGAGGATGACGACGATGATGATGACTCCTCttcagaggagaaagagacagataacACCAAACCAAACCGTATGC CCGTGGCTCCATACTGGACATCCccagaaaagatggaaaagaaattgCATGCGGTGCCGGCTGCCAAAACTGTGAAGTTCAAATGCCCTTCCAGTGGGACTCCCAACCCCACACTGCGCTGGTTGAAAAATGGCAAAGAATTCAAACCTGACCACAGGATTGGAGGCTACAAG GTCCGTTACGCCACCTGGAGCATCATAATGGACTCCGTGGTGCCTTCGGATAAGGGCAACTACACGTGCATCGTGGAGAATGAATATGGCAGCATTAACCACACCTACCAGCTCGATGTCGTGG AGCGGTCCCCTCACCGGCCCATCCTGCAGGCAGGGTTGCCTGCCAACAAGACCGTGGCCCTGGGCAGCAATGTGGAGTTCATGTGTAAGGTGTACAGTGACCCACAGCCCCATATCCAGTGGCTAAAGCACATCGAGGTGAATGGGAGTAAGATTGGTCCAGACAACCTGCCTTATGTCCAGATCTTGAAG ACTGCCGGAGTTAATACCACCGACAAAGAGATGGAAGTGCTCCACTTAAGGAATGTCTCCTTTGAGGACGCGGGGGAGTATACGTGCTTGGCGGGTAACTCTATCGGACTGTCCCATCACTCTGCATGGTTGACCGTTCTGGAAG CCCTGGAAGAGAGGCCCGCGGTGATGACCTCGCCCCTATACCTGGAGATCATCATCTACTGCACAGGGGCCTTCCTCATCTCCTGCATGGTGGGCTCTGTCATCATCTACAAGATGAAGAGTGGCACCAAGAAGAGCGACTTCCACAGCCAGATGGCCGTGCACAAGCTGGCCAAGAGCATCCCTCTGCGCAGACAGGTAACA GTGTCAGCAGATTCCAGTGCATCCATGAACTCTGGGGTTCTGCTGGTTCGGCCCTCACGGCTCTCCTCTAGTGGAACCCCCATGCTGGCCGGGGTCTCTGAATACGAGCTTCCTGAAGACCCTCGCTGGGAGCTGCCTCGAGATAG GCTGGTTTTAGGCAAACCCCTGGGAGAGGGCTGCTTTGGGCAGGTGGTGTTGGCGGAGGCCATTGGGCTGGACAAGGACAAACCCAACCGTGTGACCAAAGTGGCTGTGAAGATGTTGAAGG CGGATGCAACAGAGAAAGACCTGTCAGACCTAATCTCGGAAATGGAGATGATGAAGATGATCGGGAAGCACAAGAACATCATCAACCTGCTGGGTGCCTGCACGCAAGACG GTCCTTTGTACGTCATCGTGGAGTATGCCTCCAAAGGCAACCTACGAGAGTACCTGCAGGCCCGGAGGCCCCCTGGGCTGGAGTACTGTTACAACCCCAGCCACAACCCAGAGGAGCAGCTCTCCTCCAAGGACCTGGTATCCTGTGCCTATCAGGTGGCCCGAGGCATGGAGTATCTCGCCTCCAAGAAG TGCATACACCGAGACCTGGCTGCCAGGAATGTGCTGGTGACCGAGGACAACGTGATGAAGATCGCAGACTTCGGCCTCGCGCGGGACATCCACCACATTGACTACTATAAAAAGACAACCAAC GGCCGGCTGCCTGTGAAGTGGATGGCCCCCGAGGCCTTGTTTGACCGGATCTACACCCACCAGAGTGATGT CTGGTCTTTTGGGGTGCTCCTGTGGGAGATCTTCACTCTGGGAGGCTCCCCGTATCCTGGCGTGCCTGTGGAGGAGCTTTTCAAGCTGCTGAAGGAGGGTCATCGGATGGACAAGCCCAGTAACTGCACCAATGAGCT GTACATGATGATGCGGGATTGCTGGCATGCGGTACCCTCTCAGAGACCTACCTTCAAGCAGCTGGTGGAAGACCTGGACCGCATTGTGGCCTTGACCTCCAACCAG GAGTACCTGGACCTGTCTGTGCCCCTGGACCAGTACTCTCCGAGCTTTCCCGACACCCGAAGCTCTACCTGCTCCTCGGGGGAGGATTCTGTCTTCTCTCATGAGCCGTTGCCGGAGGAACCCTGTCTGCCCCGACACCCAGCCCAGCTTGCCAATGGTGGACTCAAACGACGCTGA